TCCGCAGCGGTGAGGAAATCAATGTCCTGTGCAGAAACAACAATCTTCTCTTCCGAAAGCTGGAATTTCACCAGACTGCTGGCAGGATTGGAGAAGACTGCGACACGCTTGAGCGCATTGAGCAAAGCCAACCGGTCGAGAATAAATTGATTGGGGTTGTTTTGCGGGATTACGGAGTTGTAGTTGGGATAACGCCCCTCAACAAAGCGACATACCATCTTGTATTCGCTCATGGTGATATAGGCATTGTTCTCGTCGAAGCGTATTTCAACCTGGCCGCTCTCCTTGGGGAGGAGGGCTTTGAGCAGGTTCGCAGGTTTCTTGGGCAGGATAAAGGAGGAACGTCCCTCACCTTTCGCCTCAGTTGTGGTAACCCGAACAAGCTTGTGTCCGTCAGATGCCACAAATGTGAGGTCATCGGCTGTGATATCGAAATAGATACCGTTCATCACGGGACGTAACTCATCATCGGCAGTGGCGAAGACAGTACGGTTGATGCCGGAAAAGAGGGTATCAGCCTCCAGTGTGATTGTCATGAAATCTTCCTTCAGCGGTTTCGGCTCGGGATACTCATCTCCCTTCAATCCCACAAAGTTGTATTTACCATTGTGATAGTAGATAAACACCTCCAGCGTTTCGTCGTTGATATCAATTGTCAACGGCTGATCAGGCAGTTCACGCAAGGGGTCCAGCAGGTTGCGGGCATTGATAGCCAGGCTACCCTCACCTTCGGCACTGTTCACTTCAACGGTTGTTTCCAGCCTTGTTTCATTGTCGGCAGCCGTGAGTGAAAGCATGTTGCCCTTCAGGTCCAGGAGAAAACAGTCCAGTATGGGTAGGGTATTCTTGGAGTTGATCACCCTGCTGATGGCTTGCAGGTGATTCAGCAATGTTGCGCTAGATACTACAAATTTCATGATGCTATTTTTTTTGAACAAATATAGGAAATAATCTTGGAGCGGAACTCATTTTCCATATTAAATTTAACGTTCATAGGTCAGAAGTCAGCTACAGGTGATAAGCCCTATGCTTTGTTTCGCGGATGGTGTTCAATAATCTCTTGCCGAAGAAAGTTGCGGTCAAGGTGGGTATAGATCTCGGTGGTGGTGATCTTCTCGTGTCCCAGCATCTCCTGAATCACCCTTATGTTGGCACCCCTCTCCAAAAGATGAGTGGCAAAAGAGTGGCGCAACACGTGCGGACTGATTACCTTCTTCAGTTCTGCCATCTCAGCAAACAGTCTCAGATAATAAAATATGGTGATACGGGAGATGGCTTTGCCACGGGAACTGATAAACACAACATCCTCATGTCCCTTTTTGATGTCGATCTGGGAACGGTATGGAAGCCAGTTGCGAATAGCTTGCAGCGCCGAGTCAGAGATAGGTACAAGCCGTTGCTTGCTCCCTTTACCCTCCACACGGATGAACCCCTCATCGGAGTATAGATCTGAAAAACGAAGGTTGGTCAGTTCAGAGATCCGCAAACCGCAACTGTAAAGTGTTTCGATGATGGCATAATTGCGTGTACCTTCGGCAGTTGACAGATCAATCACGCCAAGGAGTTTGTCGATTTCTTCCACGGTGAGCACCACTGGCAGCTTCAGTCCAATCTTGGGTGTCTCCAACAACTCTGCGGGATTGTCTTCACGGAACTGATCCATCAACAAAAAACGAAAGAAAGATTTCATTCCCGAAATGGTACGGGCAATTGAACGTGGCGCGATGCCACTCTTGTAGAGTTGGGCCAGGAATAATTCCAGATGATGCTGTTCAATGTTGATGAAACTAAGATCCTGTTCATCAACAAAAACAATCAGCTTCTGAAGGTCGCTCATGTAGGCCTCGATGGTGTGAGGTGAAAGACCTTTCTCCAGCAGGAGGTGTCGTCGGTAAGATGCAATGATTGATGGTTGTGTCATTGTTTAATCGACAGATAACTTTTCCACCATCACAGAAGCTTCTACCACGCTTTCTTTCAACATATCCAGCAACTCATCTGTCTCCTGTTTGGAAAGATTCTTTTTCTTTTCAAGCTGTTGCAAATAGAAGACAACCATCTTGTTACGCATCATCCGATATAGCGGTAACATTTTATGTGACAGTTTCGAGGCCGCATTGGTATCGTTGTCCTCCAGATAGCGTTTCAGCTCTTCAATGTTGTCGCTTGTCTCATCGATAAACGACTGAAGAATGGCCTTTGAAACGACAGGATCATCCTTCACAAAATCAATCAAGGTGGAAACACCTGTAAGATGGTTCGATGTATGTATCTCTGGGATTGTCAGGTTTTCTTCAATACCCGGCAAATAGGCAAAAATGGTTTCACGCAACTCATTCAAGGTGAATGGCTTTCCCAAAAAGCCGCTGAAGCCGGCATCGCGAAAATCAGCATCTGTTATTTCCGCCTGAGCAGTGAGTGCTATGAGTGGTATCTCATTATCCTGCAAGGCTGCCTTCACCTTCTCCAGCACCGTAAATCCATTGGTGTGCGGCATTTGTATATCGATGAAAATGATGTTGAATGAATGATTTTTCAAATGAGGAATAACCTTCTCCATATCCCGCTCAGTGATACAATCCATACCCAACTTCTGCAACATCTCAGAGATCATTGTCAGTTGAACGACATCGTCATCGACAACCAGGACGGATGGCTTCACCTGAAGGCTTGTAGGCGATACATCAGTCAAATTCTCCTGTGAAGGAATATTGTTTTTAAGCGGCAGACCAATGATAAATGTCGATCCCTTTCCTATTTCAGAGATTAGTTCAATCTCTCCCCCCAGCACATCCACAAATCCTTTTGTGATGGCAAGCCCAAGGCCGCTCCCCTCTATCGGCTCACTTTTTTCGCCATGTGAGTCAAGTTGTTGAAACTCCCTGAAAATAAGTTGCTGATCTGTTTCTTTGATTCCCTCTCCGGTGTCCGATACAGTAAAAATGAACCAATCGGATTGCTCCCTGATCTCTTCCTGCATCACTACCGATATTTCACCATGCATGGTATACTTGATGGCATTTGAGAGTAAATTTCCCATGATTTGTCTGATCACGTAAAGATCACCAAATCGATAACTCTTCTCGGGAATCCTGTTTTCAACGGTATACATCAATTCTTTCTGCATTGCCAATGGCCGGAAGCTCTCCACAGTCTCTTCAGTCAGCGTGTGCAGGTCAAAACGGCTTTCTTTCAGTTGCCACCTCCCCGACTCAATGCGATGGTAATCCAACAATGTAGATACGAGGCGCAGTACATGCTCACCCGAATGTTTCATGTGATATAGAAAACGCCCCCTCTTTACCGGGTCCTCTTCCTCCTCAATTAGCTCCACGTAGCCCATGATGGAGCTCATTGGCGCCTTGATGTCGTGCGAGATGGTGAGCATCAGCTTCTCACGCGCGGCAAGCAGATCTGAAATTCGTTTATGGGATTGCTCCAGCTCCCTGCGGTATCGACGACTTTTGTTCAGATCAATCAGAAACAGGAGTCCAAAGAGCAGGGCTATCAATACAGCCAAAGTGGAAGCAATTAAAAGCGTCTGCTGTGAACTGCTGATCGCCTTTTGTCGGTCCATCACCAATCGGATCGACTTCGCTCTCTCCTCCTGTTCAACACTCTTCAACAGTCCGTCTATCCGCGCGGTCAGCATGCGGTTGGTCACGCTTGCCACTTCCAGTTGTTGCAGAAACTCCAACTCCAGCTGTTTGTAACGTTTCAGATCCAGCTTCTCAGAGGTACGGATCTTGTTGATCAGCGTGTCTACCATCACCTTGAACTGATTGGCAGTGACCACCGATTGCTTTTCTATCACCAGGGTGGAGTCTTCTGAGGCAACAAAGACGTTGCGTACTCTTTCCATGAAACCTTTACGCTCTCCCTTCACCACACTGGTGTCGCTATTCTGTTCGAGTGAGGGATTCATATTTCTGCTGGTCAGATACCTGGTTATTTCCCTGTTGAGGGCAGGTGGCACATAACTGCTCTCCATTGTGGTTGTGATTTCGGGGGCAGTACGCATCGAATCGAGCAACATGGCAGCCTTTTCCAGGATATCCCGCTTCTGATTGACCAGCATAATGATGCTATCTAACTTATTGATTCGCAAGGAATCTTCACTCATCATTTTCAGCGAATCGAGTCCTTTTGCAATCTGCGGAACGATTGAATCATATTTCCGGAAATAAGCCGTGGCATTTTCAGCGGTGAACAGGTTCTGTTCACTTTCAATTTCATACAACCTGGAAAGTGTGTTGCCGACAATCAGCAACTCACGATGCTCTTCATTTTTAATCCTGCTGTCGGAGAAGGCTACCAGGTTTCGGTACAAGATAAAGAGTCCGGCAAGCATAACCATCACAATCAGCAGGTAGCCTGCGATTACCTTGAAACCAGTTTTTGGTGCTACATCATTTTTCATGGCGAGAATCCTTATCCATGCATTGGTCTAATTTGATATGTCGTAAAGCTTCATTTTGTTGTAAAGTGTCTTCCGGTCAATGTTAAGAATGGAGGCAGCCATGGTCTTGTTCCCTTTGGCAAGTTGAAGCGCTTCCATAATTTTCTCCTTTTCGTAGTTCTCTTTCCGCAGTTTGTACATCGAACTGATTGGTTGAGAGACCTGTTCTTTTTTGGTCTCAGTTTTGCCAAACAATTCCGGTACAAGTGCTGTAGTAATCCGGTTACCATCAGTCAGCAACACCGCTTTCAATATCGTGTTCTTCAATTCCTGGATATTCCCTTTCCAGGAATACCCATAGAAATGTTGCATCATCCCCGGTTCAATTCCTTCTATCTCCTTGTTCAGAATATAATTGGAGAATGTGAGAAAATGGTTTGTAAATGCATCAATCACCTCTCTCTCACCTCTCAGATTGGGGAGTACTACACTACTCTTCTCGAGAAGTGTATACAGCTTGGGAATCAACAATCTCTGCAGTTCTTCTTTCTTCTTCTCCGAACTGATCACTACCTGTACAAAATCATCATCCCGGCATTGACGGGTAAGAATGCTCAACAGTTCGTTTTGTTGATTCAGATCCAGTAACTCTGCATTGCGGATGTGCAGAATACCTCCACGCGCCTCACCAAATCGTTCCATCAGCAATGATGCATCGTCGGAAGATCCTGTGAAATGACGTCTCAGTTCACTGTCACTTTCAATCTGCTCCATATCAATGACCACCAGCGGCCTGCTCAGATCGTATCCCTTGTCGTGTAAGTATCTCACCACCGATGATTTACCAGTGCCACTGTTCCCTGAGATCAGCAGATGACTTTTCGTTTCCACCACGTTGTCCAGATATTGCAACAACTCGGCATATCTCTTACCCGGCGGCTTGATCATCTCATTGCATCGGATCTCTTTCCGTTGCCTGTTCAACTGCGTTTGGAAGGCCTCATCGATTTTCTGAAAGAGTTGTTCAGGTTCAATGGGTTTTGATATATAGTCTGATGCACCTGATTTCATCGATGCAATGGCCGATTCAATATCTGCATAACCGGTCATCATGATTACCAGTATCTCGGAATCGAATTTTTTTACCCACGATAAAAAAGTGAAGCCGTCAACATCGGGCATTTTAATGTCAACCAGGATCAAG
This genomic window from Dysgonomonadaceae bacterium zrk40 contains:
- the xerD gene encoding site-specific tyrosine recombinase XerD — its product is MTQPSIIASYRRHLLLEKGLSPHTIEAYMSDLQKLIVFVDEQDLSFINIEQHHLELFLAQLYKSGIAPRSIARTISGMKSFFRFLLMDQFREDNPAELLETPKIGLKLPVVLTVEEIDKLLGVIDLSTAEGTRNYAIIETLYSCGLRISELTNLRFSDLYSDEGFIRVEGKGSKQRLVPISDSALQAIRNWLPYRSQIDIKKGHEDVVFISSRGKAISRITIFYYLRLFAEMAELKKVISPHVLRHSFATHLLERGANIRVIQEMLGHEKITTTEIYTHLDRNFLRQEIIEHHPRNKA
- a CDS encoding sigma-54-dependent Fis family transcriptional regulator; translated protein: MKRNFLVVDDNLTVCLMLKSWLVKKGYHAETASDVNTAKQLVRDQPFDLILVDIKMPDVDGFTFLSWVKKFDSEILVIMMTGYADIESAIASMKSGASDYISKPIEPEQLFQKIDEAFQTQLNRQRKEIRCNEMIKPPGKRYAELLQYLDNVVETKSHLLISGNSGTGKSSVVRYLHDKGYDLSRPLVVIDMEQIESDSELRRHFTGSSDDASLLMERFGEARGGILHIRNAELLDLNQQNELLSILTRQCRDDDFVQVVISSEKKKEELQRLLIPKLYTLLEKSSVVLPNLRGEREVIDAFTNHFLTFSNYILNKEIEGIEPGMMQHFYGYSWKGNIQELKNTILKAVLLTDGNRITTALVPELFGKTETKKEQVSQPISSMYKLRKENYEKEKIMEALQLAKGNKTMAASILNIDRKTLYNKMKLYDISN
- a CDS encoding response regulator, whose protein sequence is MKNDVAPKTGFKVIAGYLLIVMVMLAGLFILYRNLVAFSDSRIKNEEHRELLIVGNTLSRLYEIESEQNLFTAENATAYFRKYDSIVPQIAKGLDSLKMMSEDSLRINKLDSIIMLVNQKRDILEKAAMLLDSMRTAPEITTTMESSYVPPALNREITRYLTSRNMNPSLEQNSDTSVVKGERKGFMERVRNVFVASEDSTLVIEKQSVVTANQFKVMVDTLINKIRTSEKLDLKRYKQLELEFLQQLEVASVTNRMLTARIDGLLKSVEQEERAKSIRLVMDRQKAISSSQQTLLIASTLAVLIALLFGLLFLIDLNKSRRYRRELEQSHKRISDLLAAREKLMLTISHDIKAPMSSIMGYVELIEEEEDPVKRGRFLYHMKHSGEHVLRLVSTLLDYHRIESGRWQLKESRFDLHTLTEETVESFRPLAMQKELMYTVENRIPEKSYRFGDLYVIRQIMGNLLSNAIKYTMHGEISVVMQEEIREQSDWFIFTVSDTGEGIKETDQQLIFREFQQLDSHGEKSEPIEGSGLGLAITKGFVDVLGGEIELISEIGKGSTFIIGLPLKNNIPSQENLTDVSPTSLQVKPSVLVVDDDVVQLTMISEMLQKLGMDCITERDMEKVIPHLKNHSFNIIFIDIQMPHTNGFTVLEKVKAALQDNEIPLIALTAQAEITDADFRDAGFSGFLGKPFTLNELRETIFAYLPGIEENLTIPEIHTSNHLTGVSTLIDFVKDDPVVSKAILQSFIDETSDNIEELKRYLEDNDTNAASKLSHKMLPLYRMMRNKMVVFYLQQLEKKKNLSKQETDELLDMLKESVVEASVMVEKLSVD
- the dnaN gene encoding DNA polymerase III subunit beta gives rise to the protein MKFVVSSATLLNHLQAISRVINSKNTLPILDCFLLDLKGNMLSLTAADNETRLETTVEVNSAEGEGSLAINARNLLDPLRELPDQPLTIDINDETLEVFIYYHNGKYNFVGLKGDEYPEPKPLKEDFMTITLEADTLFSGINRTVFATADDELRPVMNGIYFDITADDLTFVASDGHKLVRVTTTEAKGEGRSSFILPKKPANLLKALLPKESGQVEIRFDENNAYITMSEYKMVCRFVEGRYPNYNSVIPQNNPNQFILDRLALLNALKRVAVFSNPASSLVKFQLSEEKIVVSAQDIDFLTAAEEMIPCAYEGNVMNIGFKAAFLIDILNNIPSSDVRIELSDPSRAGLILPVEKEENEEMLTLLMPMMLND